A window of Chelmon rostratus isolate fCheRos1 chromosome 18, fCheRos1.pri, whole genome shotgun sequence genomic DNA:
TGCTCAGCACAATCAGAAGACTTGCCTCTGTCTGAAGGCTTCCACTGGGAGTCGCTCCCTGACAGTGTTTCAGGTGCGCACTTGACTggaccacctcctccaccccagGACCCAACAAACGACGActctcacacagaaacacagtcgGTTTCTCAGACTCAGGGGCCGATGGAGCAACGTTGTGCAGCTCAGGAAGGCTgcagcagtcagatgatcaAAACCGTCCCTGTGAAGGTGGAACTGAACTCTGAGGATGAGAATGGGGATTTGAGAGACCACAGTAGtgccaaaaagaagaaacacaaagtaaTGACACTGAGTACTATACAGCACTGTTAATAGTAGGGCATAGCTGAAACATCCTGCTTGCCTTGTTCTTGGAATTTAATTATCATTTATTCTTACAGCATGATGACGTTTCTGATGACGAGccgaggggaaaaaagaagaaacctAAGTCAAACAAGGGTAATTaaggtttttttattttgaaatgtatgtCTTAGCTAACTAACAGTGTATAACAgcctttcttttgttttaagcAGTGTTGTCACTTTCCAAATATCATCCAATAAATCtcagtttgtatttttctcttgGCTGCCTGACTTTCAGACCAGGACCAAATGGACCAGCTGTTGGCTGTGtctctgagagaggaggagctgagccaGTCCTTACAGGTTTTAGACAAGTCTCTGGTGGAGGCTCGCAACGCCCTGCAAGCTGCCTACACAGAAGTCCAAAGACTCCTGCTATTGAGACAGCAGGTACTACCATAAATAAAGGAGGTATCACAGagatgtttttactttttcctcaCTTGTCTTTTCAGTTAATTTGttcttcctgctgtttttagTGTACTGCTGAGGTCAACGGTCTGAGAGCCAAGCGCATTGAGATCCTGCAGAGGATGCAAGGTACAGTAGAGTTACCCTTTGCTTTAAATGGCTTCGAGCGCAACAAAAAATTCACACGTTCCTTTCTTAATCTCTTTCAGGAGGATACTCAGGGGCTTCTAATGTGGCAGCGAAAGCTACAACCTTATCAGCTGCTGCCGTGCAACCAAgactctctcctcttccttcctctaGTGCCTTCCCCACCACCTCCAGCCAGCGGCCACCTCCCACAAACCCAGCATCTTCCATCAGCCAACCTCCTCCATCCCCCCTCACCCTGCCAACCATGCCCGTAAAGCGAGGAatctgccaaacacacacagccccctGTAACCCTGATACAAGCCAGATACCTGTGAACCAGCCTTCGCCCCTGTTTCCCTCTGATTTGCTCCCTTTGCTGCTGCTTCCATCACCAAACTTAGCCCCCTCTACAGCTGCTGTTACCTCTCGCACACAACTCAAAGCAGTGTGCTCTGCATCAGTGAGTCCTTCTCCTGAATCACCTGCCAGGCAGCTGGAGCAAGTGACGAGGGACGGTTTAAAGGACTGTGTAAAACCAGCGAGGTTAGCGAGCGAGGAAGCTGACAGTGATTCTGAGGAAGAGACGGGAGGAAATCTGAAGCCAGCTGCAGGGAAGCCCACTACTCTCCCCACAAGAGATGAAAATGTGCCTGCCGCAGCACCGGACGTCGAAGGAGGGAACGAGAGCGACGACTCTGTTAAAATTATGGAGCCGTCCAACGTGGTGGTCATAGATGATGATGAATCAGACAACGAGGAGACCGTCTCAATTGTTCCAGTCCACCAAGAGCCTCCTCAGACGTCTGTCAGTGTGGAGTTCAGCTCTGCAAGCACACAGACATTTCAGCAGAATGATTTTGAGAGGTGAGGTCACTACGGAAATTGTACAGCATTGAATCCTGATAAGGAAGCTTTACttgcaaatgtgaaatgtgaccaacttttttttctctgccgACCACTCAGCAAAGATCAGTCTACGCTTGTGCCAGTGAAAGATGCCACTATTTCTGCAGGTGAGTGTTATGTCTCCTGCTTACGTTAAAGTTCTTCTCCTagcattgattaaacccctaaaaaaaGTTAAGATTAATCCCCAGTCGGGGAAATTCGTTTGTTACAGAGTGACGTTGTTGTAGCTTTCTTCGACGGCACCCCAGAGGCATATAAAATATTCCTATCAGTGTATGACATGAATTGTCATGTAACTTGGCAGGCTAATattggctaacattagctagcacactgcagatttgttggACACAGGCAGCGGATAAAactcatgaaaaacaaacttacCAACATGTTGGCTTGCACTCGCCGTCTCCCGGGGTGAATGGCTAGAACAGCGTCAGGCTTCAATGAGTTTTGCGACAAAATCCATCTTCTTTTGTGTCAAAATTTCTCTGAAAGTTTGGCTCTGAGATTTTTATATACTCTTTGGTGATGCATGAAGGCTCACCATTTCTGCTTTTGCAACTTTGCAATTGAAAACAGAGCACGTCTCTGCCATCATGTTGAAAATAGTGAAACCTGGCTCGCAAAATACCGATACATAGCCacacctggcttctcctctgatacTCCTCATTTAGCCCCACCCTGCAAGTTGATGAGATTGGTTCCTTAATGTTTGTGAACTATGAAACCCTGACTGTCTGGATCCATCATTTTCCATAATCACTACTTTTTCAGAGTCTGTTGAGGAGGTTGAGGATGAGGAGCCATCCTTGGGAGCTTTTGCGAATCACACCGGGCCCGTCCACGGCCTCCACGTTCACGAGGGCCTGTTGTACACATGTTCAGGGGACAACACAACACGGGCCTACAGTCTGACGGTACGTTGAACCACACTGTTAACTGGCAGTTTTTTACACTCCTCCATGAAAAATTAATTCCATCAACAATAAAGTAAAATtatacattaaaaatgaattaattccactgctgcacagatgaaatgtatcttttctcatttttaacaTCCCAGCCACCAAAGACAATGGATCCATGTTAATGCACAGAATATATTCAATAATTGAGAACTGTGATGCATAATGTAATGATGAGCTATGCATTTTGGCTCTGTGTATGCAGAACAAGGAGTGCCAAGCAGTTTTTACGGGTCACACAAACAAAGTCAACTGTCTGCTGGTGTCGTCCCTCCCGAACATGCCGTCGCGCCTCTTCACCGGGTCCAGTGACCAGACTATCCGCTGTTACAGCCTAAAGGTACCAAACGCCTGGCCAAGCCAAACTGTGCAAGAAGAAATACATCCTCATTCACATTTGTTATTGTGGTTTGTAAGTGACATTTCAAGTTTCTTTAGTCTGGGAACTATTCTAGAGGTTGATGTTaagcattgattttttttttcatccaagAAAGAGTTTcttgaaacacacacctgctgctctcatgAATTTTGCCACTGAGCGGCTTTAACTTTATGTAGGTATGGTTTAAAGGACTAATGCCTTTTAATCCTCAGAACCCCACAACCTGAGAGTCCCCTCCATGagtaacagtaaaatatatcttttaatttttattatttatggcATTATAATTATATTGTACAAAAGACGTTCCCGACCTTTTTGTTACTTCCAGCCACGATTGTGCTGTTTCGTTAGAGATGCAGGACTTGTATATTAatgtgacaggagcaaaaaaaacccagaaactGCCTGGGGCTCAGAGGGTTTACCACCATACTTTAAAGTACACACCCACCCCTAGAAGCATAGCACAGGTTACTGTCTGCGTTTTGCATTTTTcgatgttttgttttaatttggcGATTTATTTGCCTCCTCAGTCTAAGAAGTGCCTGGAGCAGATCTCTCTATCGGACagagtgttgtgtttgcacactGCCTGGAACATTCTGTTTGCTGGACTCGCCAATGGATCAGTGGCCAGCTATGACTTGAAGGTGATTTTAATGCTCACAATTTTACTACTCAGGGTGGTTGCGATTTATTTAtgctttgacatgaaaaaaaaacactcatgctgtaacttgggtttattttagtCAAGTTCCCTGGTTGACCTGTAACCAGAGAATTTGAGTGACCAGGCTAAAACATTTGTTCTCCATATCTGCAAATGCAGTGTTGTAGACTGTATTTCAGAGCGTGCTGTATGCCTCACTTTCATCGCAGAGTAATTCGTAACTCTCTGGTATCTTCCATCTCGTCCCGATCTCTTGCTGTCTCGTTAGACTCTGAAGCAGTTAGACATGTTTGAGTGCCACGGCCCGCGAGGTGTCAGCTGCCTGGGGACAGCGCAGGAGGGCGCCCGCCGAGTGCTGCTGGTCGGCTCCTACGACAGCACCATCAGTGTACGAGACGCCAAGAGCGGCCTGCTGCTGCGCTCGCTGGAGGGTCACACCAAAACTGTGCTCTGTATGAAGGTGAGGAGATGAACCCACGTCTGAACGCTTCAGCTGTTACACATCAAAATGTCCAGATAAGGAGACaagattttatttcagttaaaaagGTTGTGTACTGCTGAAACTGttgtcacagtttgtttgcaaatgatcgctttctgtttttatctatgttttacatgcacactgTCGCTTGTGTGCATCAGGTGTACTGTATTCTTCTTCTGTCGTTCTCAGGTGGTGAATGACCTGGTCTTCAGCGGCTCCAGTGACACGTCCGTTCATGCCCACAACATCCATGTGAGTAAATAATCTTTGAGTATCGATGGACAGGTGCTTGAAGtttgttttgatgctttttaaCATTAGAAATCTTTTAATCTGAACATTTCTTGTTCCTGGAAGTTCAGCTCAAATGACACAACATGGCAGAAAAAGATTATTAGGATTCATAATAATGTTAATTTATGTGTAAGTGTCTGTCAGCTTTTCTGTTTCAACTTCACGCATCCACTATCACCATTATTTTTGtcttccatcttttttttttgtagacgGGTGAGTTGATTCGGATCTACAAGGGACACCGTCATGCCGTCACATCAATCGTCATCTTGGGGAAAGTGATGGTGACGGCCTGTCTGGATAAACTGATCAGAGTGTATGAGCTACAGGTACAGCATTTATGACTCAATTTTACAATGATGGTGGTTCCAAACGTGGACACGGGTAGTTAGACATTTAAGAGTGTGTTTGACGGGCTCCTAGAAAATTCAGAGGATGCATTGTTTCTTTTTAGTCCCACGACCGCCTGCAGGTGTACGGGGGTCACAGTGACATGGTGATGTGCATGGCCGTGCATAAGAGTGTGGTACGTGCACTAAAATTGCCACAGCCATATTTTTTCAATCAAAACATGCGTGATGGATGTTAACGTTGGAAATGAATGTTGTTGAATTATGTATCTACCATTGCTTGCCCCACTCAGATCTATACAGGCTGTTACGATGGCAGCATTCAAGCTGTAAAGCTCAACTTGATGAAGAACCACCGCTGCTGGGTGAGGACTCATTATACACAATCATAAAGGAACATTTATATCAGAATTTAATGCACAGTTTagttttctttgctttcagtcttaaaaaaaacccttcttcttcttgagaACATGTAAAGGTCCCATATTGTTGAAAGAGATTTCCATATGTTTTGATTATAAAGCAGTTATTAGAGCAATATAAATACTATGAAAGCATCAAAACACTCAGTACACTGAGAAATGCACACAGCCATATTCAGAGACTGCCTTTAAATGAACCATCAAAACTTTTGTAAGGTTGTGACGTCACAACTATATGGTCACCTCCCTCTGCCACGCCCCCAACATGGCGACGtatgcaaaaacacagagctgatgtggAAACATGGTCAGCTGTGCCTGTTCCGACCTATTAGAGCTGACCAATGAGAGCAGACTGGGCTTTTTGGGAGGGTGGCCTTAAAGAGACAGGCCCTAAAATTGAGCATTTCAAACAGAGGGTGagcagaggtgctgcagcaatggACAGCAAGAGGGAaatgggtttcttttttttttttttttacattttgtagtAGACACCCAGAGTAAAAGTATGACCCTGAAAATAGGAATAATATGGGACCTTTAGTGATTAAAAGATTTgatacatgttttatattttgccGTTTTTGCCTTAACATATGGCTTTGTGACCTTTGCCCTCTCTTCAGTGGCAGAATTGCTCCCTGATCTTCGGCATAGCGGAGCACCTTGTGCAGCACCTCGTTAGAGATCACACCAACTCGAATCTGCAGATGGTCAAATGTCgctggagaagctgcagcacattctTTGCTCAACAGCAGTCAGTTAGGCAGGTAATGAACTGACGCCGTCTTTCTTTCAGCAAAGACAAGAATAACATCAGCTCATTAGCAAAGCAATGTGTTATGTAGCCTAAACAaccagagaagagaagaaaatcctCTGGgtatcacagcagcacaaggacTGAAATAAGTGCAGATAAATAGAGAAACTCaatacaaagtaaaaataagaaTTGAATAAAATAGAAATTACACAAAAGCATAAATGAGTCGAAACATGAAATTACATGTAATAGCAGTACTCATACAGTACCCACAACTTGTGTTCTACTTGAACTTATAATGCAATACTGTCACAAGCAAAGGTCACAGTGGTGTAATTAGTAACAGCAAAGTCAGCAAAGTATAGTGTATGTAATATGATACCGTCAGCTATAAGTGTACACCAGAATATCATATATGATTATGTAGTTATACATAGAGTAGTGTGTATTCATATTGAGATATGATGTTTTACATAATGcaacaaatgtaataaaatgtataattttatttatttatttatgtagcacacatacatattttaaGTCTTATTTAAATGCTGGAGTACCTTCACACTAAGCACATGACAACATTTGGGTTGGTTGAACACAGCCATGAGAACAGCTCCTCAGTCTTGTTTGTAtcctcctgcaggagctgcCTGAACACATGCAGAGGCACGTGGAGAACGACAGTGAAGTGCTGCcttgacagcagcagtgaagcgATGTGAAGTTCTTTTCAGGATGTTCAGTTGTACTTTCCATTAATTTCCAATGGAAGATAATTTTTTTCGATATGTTCTTCTGGCTTTTGGGGTGCTCATCTCAGCTCTTTGGTCTGGTGAATACTGTATGACCTCTGTGACAGTGAGACGAGAGGCGTTCAGGCTTTTAATATCGATCAGTTTTGCTGttgaaataattattttcagctgttttcttcagTCATTTGCAGTGTAAATTATCAGTAATTATGCTTTATTTGACAAGTAAAATGAGTCATTACTCTACTTTTGAATCTGTtggttgacatttttttctcattaccATAAACGCACGACGTGGCTAATCATTCAGAAGAACAGCTTACACTGTGAACTACCGTCAGTATCAGTCTTGTTTAGATTTGTTATTGGAAGCAAcaggtttttttctgttggcaCAGTCTGTGAACCTGAACAAAATGCATTTGGTTACACATATAATCTCAGAACGCAGTTTGTGAAAGTGTTTGTCCGCACACTTGAGGTCGGAGAATCACGTGTTTTAcgctagcagcagctaatgtagcctcgagctgcTAGCCTCGAGCAGAGATGAGGACACCCCACACCACCAGATTTGTTTCATTCTCAAGCTTAAGCCCCAACAGACACTGACTGAAGGATTTCTACAACATTATTTCTCATTTGTAGTTGTCCCCAAGACCTGTACACAGACTTTGATTTGTAAATTgggagttcccctttaaagaTTACTCTCTGAAAGGTCCTGTATTTCCACAATCTTAGACATTAAGGATCATTTTAGGAAGGTTCAGGGCTTTCCCTTTATGAAATCAGCAGCAAGATTTTCACATGCTTTATAAAGTTATTCAAAATATTAGCTCAGAGACTGTCCTCACCTTAGTGTCAAACAGAGATGTGCACATGGACAATGGCTCAGACAAAAACAGCCCGAACTTGCTGGTAAACTGTATTCTTTAAAAAAGGTGAAATTTGGAAGGTAGCTGCAGagtttaaaatcagttcagaAATCTATACCTTTACACGACTGCTTTCAAGTCAGTTTTGTGATTTGGAATATATTCCAGATTTTAGGTTTTTCATCATTCGCGGACATGgcttgttatttttttccatataTTACAGTTTAGAGAATTAATTACTTCCTGACTCAGACTGTTTTCTCCTGTCACACTTGAGAAATTGTACATTCATTCTTTATGTGACAACTAAGAGGTTTGGCTATGAATatgtatatgttttatattgctCACTATATTAAACACCTCCTAATTTTTACTCTTAGATTGTCACATTTGCCAGATCATTATTATAGGCAATGTTCCTGTCCCCTGTATCACTTTGTACACAACATGTTTGAAAACTCATCTCTCTTTTTGCGCAGTAGATAGAGTAACTAAAAAGAATGTTGCCTTAATTTTTCTATGTTATAATAGTGTACggtgttgttgtgtttaatacctactgtatatgtacagcaataaaaagaccaaaactatCTGTGCTCACTCCAGAACATTCAATGTTCATTCACTCATTTctcatattcaaatatttattttattttgcttcccTGCCCGTTGCTGCTTCGTGCCAAGCAGGGATGTGATTATCGGGCTACACTGATTCATCAAATTCTGTCGCTCTCAAAAAACTAGAAAAACTGATGACGCTTTCATGAATCAGCCTTTTTCTTGATGCGAGCCAGTCACTTAAAAATAAGCTAAAGTAAAGCTGACTGTAAACTGTCATAGCTCGAGTGATGACAAAAtctacacattacaaaaaaagaaaaaagaaatcatcaaAACTCTGATTTTGGCTTGAAGGTTTAGATTTGCTGGAGCCTGTGCAGAAAATACTATAAAAACTTAAGAGGCTGCCCAGGAGTTGAGTCATTAGCATGAGCACCAACTGTCTGCAGCTACATCAGCGATCAAGTAGGCGACTTAAGAATACATGGTCAGTTGAAGCCACTggaaagagagcaaaagaaaacaaatatgagcATAAAGggtttcattttgaaaatatacCTGCAGTACACACTGTGACCACAAGCTTACACAGCATATGTATTTGACACAAATTGTATTGCAGTGAAATACAACAGCGCCACTACAATTTCTACCTTATTTTCAATGGTTTGTGTTATTGAGATGTTCGACTTCAGAATAATTTTTGAAGATGTACTTCGTGGTgctgttgtattggactgcaCCATACATTTTACATGCCTTTTCTGATCATTTTGGTCCTCTATGTATGAAAATGAAGTGAACAAAAATACTAGAAACACCTGTCGGTATAATGTAGTCCAACATAGTAGCACCTCAGACTGCAatctcaaaaaataaaattaaaaataagtaTGGTAATTTACGGAAAAGCaacaggtgtttctatttttctggaTATTCAAGTCTGTAAACATGTTTGAGCGAGGCTGAATAGAGTGTGATCACAAAGaaactttaataataataattatatatatataaccatGGGCATAAATGTGGTATAAGACACGGAATATTGTGTTGGGGGATGTTGTGTGAAACATCAGTGAAACAACATGATAACTAATTAATCCTTGttgacatacactcaactgaaaacagcacaaagacaatatttcatgtgtgtttcattgatttttgtaaatatctgattattctgaatttgatgcagcaacatgtttcaaacaggttggacaggagcaactaaagactgggaaagttgtggaaagctccaaaaacacctgtttggaacattccacaggtaaacagcttcattggcaacaggtgatagtatcatgattgggtatgaaaggagcttcctggaaaggctcagtggttcacaagcgaggatggagcgaggctcaCCACTTCGTGACCACATGACTGAATAAAGGATGTGACTGCATTGGCTCAGGaaaactttgtaaaactgttgtcctTAAACACAGTTGTTTTACAATTGGTGTTGTATTAAACATGGCTTACCTCCAGCACATTGAGTTTGATTATCCCATCTCCATCTTTGTCAAAAGCATTGAAAGCCCCTGCAAGAGACACAACAGATCAGTCTTCATCCATCTCTTTAGAAATTTTGGACTAATGCAGCTAAACAGAGCTGCAATAAGTGGAACCTATAAGTTAAATTTGGCGGGTAAATCTCTACG
This region includes:
- the znf106b gene encoding zinc finger protein 106; this translates as MAEVEITHGNVGKAPVRKKRRESNSLSSQTTKRTYCILCRRSYVKHEAQEHMHGMLHHRELETVLGKDSFHECQACKESAMGLHEYAQHISTAQHKAKLKHLMCKNVKPIPLWKTLSSESMGQILERNKILKKRQKKAMRKKKNKLKKAAGQRCASMAQGATRRNTQMSKVVKHDKSKRVNTRTLQHTHGIHQEGNNNAVVQNKENKVSSLQRSPHQRESTVQHQGGKLACLSREPPGQTWHHLYVWDQFNQSTHQLRYGSPADIQCSNIRIERSQTDTLVRRPHDTQRGATNTPEQATWPAISQHDRYNKQYESGTDFTSDQLPQNGAIIFDRGQNESTDQEGLHCSAPSASANRSSNAATIQDVDVSAMLRQIRRALGVREPCRADREARRQNSKAGVQLADQTGAEKGQPAGGSYRNYAKEAALHITSAATTSVQSSQVISPAHAAHSGVCPSSIAPTKPNTTVRMTQGNTQHWEKSSVAASDSGGPSNSREGEFQGTLDSEAPFSQCSGRTASSEPNLNIIRKIRIAHEPGIVHGDKEAGLKPTLNKLFSLSGPKSKLSWREMYEEMKRKKQKSGEGLPRFGIELASPLSDQECSAQSEDLPLSEGFHWESLPDSVSGAHLTGPPPPPQDPTNDDSHTETQSVSQTQGPMEQRCAAQEGCSSQMIKTVPVKVELNSEDENGDLRDHSSAKKKKHKHDDVSDDEPRGKKKKPKSNKDQDQMDQLLAVSLREEELSQSLQVLDKSLVEARNALQAAYTEVQRLLLLRQQCTAEVNGLRAKRIEILQRMQGGYSGASNVAAKATTLSAAAVQPRLSPLPSSSAFPTTSSQRPPPTNPASSISQPPPSPLTLPTMPVKRGICQTHTAPCNPDTSQIPVNQPSPLFPSDLLPLLLLPSPNLAPSTAAVTSRTQLKAVCSASVSPSPESPARQLEQVTRDGLKDCVKPARLASEEADSDSEEETGGNLKPAAGKPTTLPTRDENVPAAAPDVEGGNESDDSVKIMEPSNVVVIDDDESDNEETVSIVPVHQEPPQTSVSVEFSSASTQTFQQNDFESKDQSTLVPVKDATISAESVEEVEDEEPSLGAFANHTGPVHGLHVHEGLLYTCSGDNTTRAYSLTNKECQAVFTGHTNKVNCLLVSSLPNMPSRLFTGSSDQTIRCYSLKSKKCLEQISLSDRVLCLHTAWNILFAGLANGSVASYDLKTLKQLDMFECHGPRGVSCLGTAQEGARRVLLVGSYDSTISVRDAKSGLLLRSLEGHTKTVLCMKVVNDLVFSGSSDTSVHAHNIHTGELIRIYKGHRHAVTSIVILGKVMVTACLDKLIRVYELQSHDRLQVYGGHSDMVMCMAVHKSVIYTGCYDGSIQAVKLNLMKNHRCWWQNCSLIFGIAEHLVQHLVRDHTNSNLQMVKCRWRSCSTFFAQQQSVRQELPEHMQRHVENDSEVLP